One Amorphoplanes digitatis genomic window carries:
- the sufB gene encoding Fe-S cluster assembly protein SufB, translating into MTEQTVQPVVTQEEHLAALGKYEYGWADADTAGATAQRGLSEAVVRNISALKSEPQWMLDLRLKGLRLFDRKPMPNWGADLTGIDFQNIKYFVRSTEKQAASWDDLPEDIKNTYDKLGIPEAEKQRLVSGVAAQYESEVVYHKIREDLEEQGVIFLDTDTALKEHEELFKEYFGTIIPVGDNKFAALNTSVWSGGSFIYVPKGVHVDIPLQAYFRINTENMGQFERTLIIVDEGAYVHYVEGCTAPIYSSDSLHSAVVEIIVKKNARCRYTTIQNWSNNVYNLVTKRATCEEGATMEWVDGNIGSKVTMKYPAVYMTGAHAKGEVLSVAMAGEGQHQDAGAKMVHAAPHTSSTIISKSIARGGGRTSYRGLVQVLDGSHHSKSTVKCDALLVDTISRSDTYPYVDIREDDVSMGHEATVSKISDDQLFYLMSRGLTEDEAMAMIVRGFIEPIAKELPMEYALELNRLIELQMEGAVG; encoded by the coding sequence ATGACCGAGCAGACCGTTCAGCCCGTCGTTACCCAGGAGGAGCACCTCGCCGCCCTGGGGAAGTACGAATACGGCTGGGCAGACGCCGACACCGCCGGGGCCACCGCCCAGCGCGGCCTGTCCGAGGCCGTGGTGCGCAACATCTCGGCGCTCAAGAGCGAGCCGCAGTGGATGCTCGACCTGCGGCTCAAGGGCCTGCGTCTCTTCGACCGCAAGCCCATGCCGAACTGGGGCGCCGACCTCACCGGCATCGACTTCCAGAACATCAAGTACTTCGTGCGCTCGACCGAGAAGCAGGCCGCCTCCTGGGACGACCTGCCCGAGGACATCAAGAACACGTACGACAAGCTCGGCATCCCCGAGGCGGAGAAGCAGCGCCTCGTGTCCGGTGTCGCGGCGCAGTACGAGTCCGAGGTCGTCTACCACAAGATCCGTGAGGACCTTGAGGAGCAGGGCGTCATCTTCCTGGACACCGACACCGCCCTCAAGGAGCACGAGGAACTCTTCAAGGAGTACTTCGGCACGATCATCCCGGTCGGCGACAACAAGTTCGCCGCGCTGAACACCTCGGTGTGGTCGGGTGGCTCGTTCATCTACGTGCCGAAGGGCGTGCACGTCGACATCCCGTTGCAGGCCTACTTCCGGATCAACACCGAGAACATGGGCCAGTTCGAGCGGACGCTGATCATCGTCGACGAGGGTGCCTACGTGCACTACGTCGAGGGCTGCACCGCGCCCATCTACTCCTCGGACTCGCTGCACAGCGCGGTCGTCGAGATCATCGTCAAGAAGAACGCCCGCTGCCGTTACACGACCATCCAGAACTGGTCGAACAACGTCTACAACCTGGTCACCAAGCGCGCCACCTGCGAAGAGGGCGCGACCATGGAGTGGGTCGACGGCAACATCGGCTCCAAGGTGACGATGAAGTACCCGGCCGTCTACATGACCGGCGCGCACGCAAAGGGCGAGGTGCTCTCGGTCGCGATGGCCGGCGAGGGCCAGCACCAGGACGCCGGCGCCAAGATGGTGCACGCCGCGCCGCACACCTCCTCGACGATCATCAGCAAGTCGATCGCCCGTGGCGGCGGCCGCACCTCGTACCGCGGCCTCGTGCAGGTCCTGGACGGCTCGCACCACAGCAAGAGCACCGTCAAGTGCGACGCGCTCCTGGTCGACACCATCTCCCGCTCGGACACCTACCCGTACGTCGACATCCGCGAGGACGACGTGTCGATGGGCCACGAGGCGACCGTTTCCAAGATCAGCGACGACCAGCTCTTCTACCTGATGAGCCGGGGCCTGACCGAGGACGAGGCCATGGCGATGATCGTGCGCGGCTTCATCGAGCCGATCGCCAAGGAGCTCCCGATGGAGTACGCCCTCGAGCTGAACCGTCTGATCGAACTTCAGATGGAGGGCGCCGTCGGCTGA
- a CDS encoding COX15/CtaA family protein, whose amino-acid sequence MSKRTLLRPLALASLVANIGLVVTGAAVRLTGSGLGCPTWPRCTDASYTTTAEMGVHGVIEFGNRLLGLALGVIALACFVAALLERPRRRSLVLLSLAVLLGIPGQGVIGGITVLTDLNPWVVGLHFLLSMALIALAYALWKRTAEGDGPPRRLVSAPLATLARLTALVSAAVIVVGVIVTGSGPHAGDENAKRNGLDPELIAQAHADLVFLLIGLSVGLWFALRAAGAPRPAIRAAGILIVVELGQGLIGFVQYFTHLPVLLVGAHMLGACLVWVATLGVLWSLRERPATTPAPPATPTPSATSATSATETTEPVATPVA is encoded by the coding sequence GTGAGCAAACGCACCCTCCTGCGCCCGCTGGCACTCGCCTCCCTGGTCGCCAACATCGGCCTGGTCGTCACGGGTGCGGCGGTCCGGCTGACCGGCTCCGGCCTCGGCTGCCCCACGTGGCCCAGGTGCACCGACGCGTCGTACACCACGACGGCGGAGATGGGCGTGCACGGCGTCATCGAGTTCGGCAACCGGCTGCTCGGCCTCGCGCTCGGCGTGATCGCGCTGGCCTGCTTCGTCGCGGCCCTGCTCGAACGGCCGCGGCGCCGGTCGCTGGTCCTGCTGTCGCTCGCGGTACTCCTCGGCATCCCGGGCCAGGGCGTGATCGGCGGCATCACGGTCCTGACGGACCTGAACCCGTGGGTGGTCGGGCTCCACTTCCTGCTCTCGATGGCGCTGATCGCCCTCGCGTACGCGCTCTGGAAACGCACCGCCGAGGGTGACGGGCCCCCGCGCCGCCTGGTGTCGGCGCCGCTGGCGACGCTGGCCCGGCTGACGGCGCTGGTGAGCGCCGCGGTGATCGTGGTCGGCGTGATCGTGACGGGCAGCGGCCCGCACGCGGGCGACGAGAACGCCAAGCGCAACGGCCTCGACCCGGAGTTGATCGCCCAGGCCCACGCCGATCTCGTGTTCCTGCTGATCGGGCTCTCGGTGGGGCTCTGGTTCGCGCTGCGCGCGGCGGGAGCGCCGAGGCCGGCGATCCGGGCGGCGGGCATCCTGATCGTGGTCGAGCTGGGCCAGGGGCTGATCGGCTTCGTCCAGTACTTCACCCACCTGCCGGTCCTGCTGGTCGGCGCGCACATGCTGGGCGCCTGCCTGGTCTGGGTGGCGACGCTCGGCGTGCTGTGGAGCCTGCGCGAGCGACCCGCCACCACGCCCGCCCCACCGGCAACTCCAACCCCGTCGGCCACATCGGCAACATCGGCAACGGAGACCACCGAGCCCGTGGCCACACCCGTCGCCTGA
- the sufU gene encoding Fe-S cluster assembly sulfur transfer protein SufU, with translation MMVDQLYQDIILDHYKHPHGKGLRAPFAGEAHHVNPTCGDEVTFRVAVDGSTFSDISYDGVGCSISQASASVLHELLQGVGSDEASRVHEAFVALLQSRGAIEPDEELLGDGVAFAGVARYPARVKCALLPWMAFKDAAARAGVGVGPEVTA, from the coding sequence CTGATGGTCGATCAGCTCTACCAGGACATCATCCTGGACCACTACAAGCACCCGCACGGCAAGGGCCTGCGGGCCCCGTTCGCGGGCGAGGCGCACCACGTCAACCCCACCTGCGGCGACGAGGTGACGTTCCGGGTCGCCGTGGACGGCTCCACCTTCTCGGACATCTCGTACGACGGCGTGGGCTGCTCGATCAGCCAGGCCTCGGCCTCCGTGCTGCACGAGCTGCTCCAGGGTGTCGGCTCGGACGAGGCGAGCCGGGTGCACGAGGCGTTCGTCGCGCTGCTCCAGAGCCGCGGCGCGATCGAGCCCGACGAGGAACTGCTCGGCGACGGCGTGGCGTTCGCCGGGGTGGCGCGCTACCCGGCCCGGGTGAAGTGTGCGCTGCTGCCGTGGATGGCGTTCAAGGACGCCGCGGCCCGCGCGGGGGTCGGCGTCGGCCCGGAGGTCACGGCATGA
- a CDS encoding metallophosphoesterase family protein has translation MALIWGLAPMLLSAALAAGSPGGAAPAVLIGAGDIADCAGSGDSRTLALVQRSAGTVFTLGDNAYPNGSRADFARCYEPTWGKVKNRTRPALGNHDYRSENGAPYFDYFGAAAGPRGKGYYSYDVGSWHVVVLNTNCGNVPGGCGQGSAQQRWLRADLAAAGKCTVAMAHHPQFSSATLHPPTKRTLPLVRTLYDAGTELLLAGHDHVYERFAPQTPTARPDPDRGIRQITVGTGGGAERHTFGPAAANSERRNSDTLGVLRLTLRPGSYRWDFLPVAGETFTDSGTGTCH, from the coding sequence ATGGCACTCATCTGGGGCCTCGCGCCGATGCTGCTGAGTGCGGCCCTCGCCGCCGGTTCGCCGGGCGGCGCGGCACCGGCGGTGCTCATCGGCGCCGGGGACATCGCCGACTGCGCCGGCTCCGGCGACAGCCGGACCCTCGCCCTCGTCCAGCGCTCCGCCGGCACGGTGTTCACCCTCGGCGACAACGCCTACCCGAACGGCAGCCGCGCCGACTTCGCCCGGTGCTACGAGCCCACCTGGGGCAAGGTCAAGAACCGGACCCGGCCGGCCCTCGGCAATCACGACTACCGCAGCGAGAACGGCGCGCCCTACTTCGACTACTTCGGCGCGGCGGCCGGCCCGCGGGGCAAGGGCTATTACTCGTACGACGTGGGCTCCTGGCATGTGGTCGTGCTCAACACCAACTGCGGGAACGTGCCGGGCGGCTGTGGCCAGGGCTCCGCACAGCAGCGATGGCTGCGCGCCGACCTCGCCGCCGCCGGTAAGTGCACCGTCGCGATGGCGCATCACCCGCAGTTCTCCTCGGCGACGCTCCACCCGCCGACGAAGCGGACCCTTCCGCTGGTGCGGACGCTCTACGACGCCGGAACGGAACTGCTGCTGGCCGGGCACGATCACGTGTACGAACGTTTCGCGCCGCAGACGCCGACCGCGCGCCCGGACCCCGATCGCGGCATCCGGCAGATCACCGTCGGCACGGGCGGCGGCGCCGAGCGGCACACGTTCGGCCCGGCCGCGGCGAACAGCGAACGGCGGAACAGCGACACCCTCGGGGTGCTCCGGCTGACCCTGCGGCCGGGCTCCTACCGCTGGGACTTCCTGCCGGTCGCCGGCGAGACCTTCACCGACTCCGGCACCGGGACCTGCCATTGA
- the sufC gene encoding Fe-S cluster assembly ATPase SufC: MSTLEIHDLQVSVKLPDGDLKPILAGVDLTVRSGETHAIMGPNGSGKSTLAYSIAGHPKYEITGGTVTLDGEDVLAMTVDERARAGLFLAMQYPVEVPGVSVANFLRTAKTAIDGEAPKLRTWAGELRGAMEKLQMDPAFAQRNVNEGFSGGEKKRHEIMQLELLKPKMAILDETDSGLDIDALRIVSEGVNRVRASGEAGLLLITHYTRILRYIKPDFVHVFVAGKIVKEGGPELAEQLEAEGYERYVASANA; this comes from the coding sequence GTGAGCACCCTCGAGATCCACGACCTGCAGGTGTCGGTCAAGTTGCCCGATGGCGACCTGAAGCCGATCCTCGCCGGCGTCGACCTGACCGTGAGGTCGGGCGAGACGCACGCCATCATGGGCCCGAACGGCTCCGGCAAGTCGACCCTGGCCTACTCCATCGCGGGTCACCCGAAGTACGAGATCACCGGCGGCACGGTGACCCTCGACGGCGAGGACGTCCTCGCGATGACCGTCGACGAGCGCGCCCGCGCCGGCCTCTTCCTGGCGATGCAGTACCCGGTCGAGGTGCCCGGCGTCTCGGTGGCGAACTTCCTGCGCACCGCGAAGACCGCGATCGACGGCGAGGCGCCCAAGCTGCGCACCTGGGCCGGCGAGCTGCGCGGCGCCATGGAGAAGCTCCAGATGGACCCGGCGTTCGCGCAGCGCAACGTCAACGAGGGCTTCTCCGGCGGCGAGAAGAAGCGCCACGAGATCATGCAGCTCGAGCTGCTCAAGCCGAAGATGGCCATCCTCGACGAGACCGACTCCGGCCTCGACATCGACGCGCTGCGCATCGTCAGCGAGGGCGTCAACCGGGTGCGGGCCTCCGGCGAGGCCGGCCTGCTGCTGATCACGCACTACACCCGGATCCTGCGCTACATCAAGCCGGACTTCGTGCACGTCTTCGTCGCCGGCAAGATCGTCAAGGAGGGCGGTCCCGAGCTCGCCGAGCAGCTCGAGGCCGAGGGCTACGAGCGCTACGTGGCCTCCGCGAACGCCTGA
- a CDS encoding helix-turn-helix transcriptional regulator yields MRNVGVVKTRELSAPAVMAVGFRVPTSENTDLRTRDRVAQLLFESGAATAAELGSQLGLSPAAIRKHLDAMLAERLVEVRESRHHGPRGRGRPAKAFVLTAEAREGFPHFYDGIATAALRWIAEHGGPEAVGAFATAQVAPLEERCRAALAEAGDDPIARAEALAKALTAEGYAASSTAIASGGQLCQHHCPVAHVAAEFPQLCDAETAVISRLIGTHVQRLATIAHGDGVCTTHIPGPSRVTDTTATTVRTDK; encoded by the coding sequence ATACGTAACGTTGGCGTAGTGAAAACACGGGAACTCAGCGCGCCGGCCGTCATGGCCGTGGGCTTCCGTGTGCCCACCAGCGAAAACACTGACCTCCGCACCCGGGACCGGGTGGCCCAGCTGCTCTTCGAGAGCGGCGCCGCGACCGCCGCCGAGCTGGGTTCCCAGCTCGGGCTCAGCCCCGCCGCGATCCGCAAGCATCTCGACGCCATGCTGGCCGAGCGGCTGGTCGAGGTCCGCGAGAGCCGGCACCACGGCCCGCGCGGCCGGGGCCGGCCCGCCAAGGCGTTCGTGCTCACGGCGGAGGCCCGGGAGGGCTTTCCGCACTTCTACGACGGCATCGCCACCGCGGCCCTGCGGTGGATCGCCGAGCACGGCGGCCCCGAGGCGGTCGGCGCCTTCGCCACCGCTCAGGTCGCGCCCCTGGAGGAGCGCTGCCGTGCGGCGCTGGCCGAGGCCGGCGACGATCCCATCGCCAGGGCGGAGGCACTTGCCAAGGCCCTGACCGCCGAGGGTTACGCTGCCAGTTCGACCGCGATCGCGTCCGGCGGGCAGCTGTGCCAGCACCACTGCCCGGTGGCGCACGTGGCCGCCGAGTTTCCCCAGCTGTGCGACGCCGAGACCGCGGTCATCTCGCGACTCATCGGCACCCACGTGCAGCGTCTCGCCACCATCGCGCACGGCGACGGGGTGTGCACCACGCACATCCCCGGCCCGTCGCGCGTGACCGATACAACCGCCACCACTGTGAGGACAGATAAATGA
- a CDS encoding heme o synthase, whose protein sequence is MSMITERPDQGRSPGLLPAPRAAEPARRRDVGAVIKAYVSLTKPRIVELLLVTTVPAMMLAAGGWPDPWLVAVVLVGGSLAAGAASALNCYIDRDIDQLMRRTKRRPLPAHDVTPRSALVFGLVLAAISVVLMGAFTNWLATAMTAGSIFYYDVVYTLWLKRRTPANTFWGGICGAAPVLIGWAAVTGSIAPLGWALFAVVFFWQMPHFYALAIKYKDDYARAGIPMLPVVRSAGRVNAEILIFTVLMLAASLAAWPLGLGPIYGITAVVSGLIFLSEAVRLVGRSRRGEPLKPMRLFHWSYTYLTILFIAVAVDALI, encoded by the coding sequence GTGAGCATGATCACCGAGCGTCCCGACCAGGGGCGGTCGCCCGGTCTACTCCCGGCGCCACGTGCGGCGGAGCCTGCGCGGCGCCGCGACGTCGGTGCCGTGATCAAGGCCTATGTCTCGCTGACCAAGCCGCGCATCGTCGAGTTGCTGCTGGTGACCACGGTCCCGGCGATGATGCTCGCGGCCGGCGGCTGGCCGGACCCGTGGCTGGTCGCGGTGGTGCTGGTCGGCGGCTCGCTGGCGGCCGGCGCGGCGAGCGCGCTGAACTGCTACATCGACCGCGACATCGACCAGCTGATGCGGCGCACCAAGCGCCGCCCGCTGCCGGCGCACGACGTGACCCCGCGCTCGGCGCTGGTGTTCGGCCTGGTGCTGGCGGCCATCTCGGTCGTGCTCATGGGTGCCTTCACCAACTGGCTGGCCACGGCGATGACGGCGGGCTCCATCTTCTACTACGACGTGGTCTACACGCTCTGGCTGAAGCGCCGGACGCCGGCGAACACGTTCTGGGGCGGCATCTGCGGTGCGGCGCCCGTGCTCATCGGCTGGGCGGCCGTGACCGGGTCCATCGCCCCGCTGGGATGGGCGCTTTTTGCCGTTGTCTTCTTTTGGCAGATGCCGCATTTCTACGCATTGGCCATCAAATACAAGGATGACTACGCCCGCGCGGGCATCCCGATGCTGCCGGTGGTGCGCTCGGCCGGCCGGGTCAACGCCGAGATCCTGATCTTCACGGTGCTGATGCTTGCCGCGTCTCTGGCGGCCTGGCCGCTGGGCCTCGGCCCGATCTACGGGATCACGGCCGTCGTCTCGGGCCTGATCTTCCTGTCGGAGGCCGTGCGGCTGGTGGGTCGTTCCCGGCGCGGCGAGCCGCTGAAGCCGATGCGCCTCTTTCACTGGTCTTACACGTACCTGACCATTCTCTTCATCGCGGTCGCGGTCGACGCGCTCATCTGA
- the sufD gene encoding Fe-S cluster assembly protein SufD, producing MTTEAMAPPSTKSQVLRSFDVADFPALNGLEEEWRFTPIKRLGELITAGALTGAAPVFDAGDLPAGVSVTQVDAGKVDPVLTPFDRVSALAFGSAASVTLIDVAAETVENAPVVIKVVGQGGAAAAARTYVRVGNFAKVTVVLEQVGAATLADNIEVVLGDSAQLTFVTLAEWDAETVQAQHIRFRVGRDARVDHVQVSLGGSLIRQFASVEYAGRGGQAELWGLYFADAGQHIEHRQLVDHGVPDCRSYVGYRGALQGRSAHTVWVGDVVIRAAATGTETYEINRNLLLTDGARADSVPNLEIETGEVVSAGHASATGRFDDEQLFYLMARGIPEESARKLVVRGFFAELINKIPVEELRERLGDAIEARLAKAGS from the coding sequence ATGACTACCGAGGCCATGGCACCGCCGAGCACCAAGTCGCAGGTGCTGCGTTCCTTCGACGTCGCCGACTTCCCGGCCCTCAACGGCCTGGAGGAGGAGTGGCGCTTCACTCCGATCAAGCGTCTCGGTGAGCTGATCACCGCGGGCGCGCTCACCGGCGCCGCGCCGGTGTTCGACGCCGGCGACCTGCCGGCCGGGGTGTCCGTCACCCAGGTCGACGCCGGCAAGGTCGATCCGGTGCTGACGCCGTTCGACCGGGTCAGCGCGCTCGCGTTCGGCTCGGCCGCGTCGGTGACCCTGATCGACGTCGCCGCCGAGACGGTGGAGAACGCGCCGGTCGTCATCAAGGTCGTCGGCCAGGGCGGCGCCGCCGCCGCGGCCCGCACCTACGTCCGGGTGGGCAACTTCGCGAAAGTCACGGTCGTACTGGAGCAGGTCGGCGCTGCGACTCTGGCCGACAACATTGAAGTGGTCCTCGGCGACAGCGCCCAGCTCACCTTCGTCACGCTCGCCGAGTGGGACGCCGAGACGGTGCAGGCGCAGCACATCCGGTTCCGGGTCGGCCGCGACGCCCGCGTCGACCACGTCCAGGTCTCGCTGGGCGGCAGCCTGATCCGCCAGTTCGCCAGCGTCGAGTACGCGGGCCGCGGCGGGCAGGCCGAGCTCTGGGGCCTGTACTTCGCCGACGCCGGCCAGCACATCGAGCACCGCCAGCTGGTCGACCACGGCGTGCCGGACTGCCGCAGCTACGTCGGTTACCGCGGCGCGCTTCAGGGCCGGTCCGCGCACACCGTCTGGGTCGGCGACGTGGTCATCCGCGCGGCCGCGACCGGCACGGAGACGTACGAGATCAACCGGAACCTGCTGCTCACCGACGGTGCCCGCGCCGACTCGGTGCCGAACCTGGAGATCGAGACCGGCGAGGTCGTCAGCGCCGGGCACGCCAGCGCGACCGGCCGCTTCGACGACGAGCAGCTGTTCTACCTGATGGCCCGCGGTATCCCCGAGGAGTCGGCCCGCAAGCTGGTCGTGCGTGGCTTCTTCGCCGAGCTGATCAACAAGATCCCGGTCGAGGAGCTGCGGGAGCGCCTGGGCGACGCCATCGAGGCCAGGCTGGCGAAGGCCGGCTCATGA
- a CDS encoding cysteine desulfurase, with protein sequence MTFDVRLVRADFPILDREVNGHPLVYLDSANTSQKPRQVLDAMRVHQERHNGNVSRSVHTLGTESTTAYEDARAKIATFIGASSPDEVVFTKNSTEAINLVAYTSERLLSLGPGDEIVVSEMEHHSNLVPWQLLCQRTGATLRWFGVTDEGRLDESNLEELVNERTRIVAIVHMSNILGTINDPARIVARAREVGAKVLLDCSQSVPHLPIDVAELGADFIAFTGHKMLGPTGIGVLWGRFALLEAMPPFLAGGSTIETVTMTGTTFAPPPARFEGGTPPITEAIGLGAAVDYLTALGMENVHRHEQEITAYALKALADIPGVRVFGPATPEGRGGTVSFEVEGVHPHDVGQILDDLGVEVRVGHHCARPVCARFGVPAMTRASFYLYTTTDEIDALVRGLEQVRKVFA encoded by the coding sequence ATGACGTTCGACGTGCGCCTGGTGCGAGCCGACTTCCCGATCCTCGATCGGGAGGTCAACGGGCATCCGCTGGTCTACCTCGACAGCGCGAACACCTCGCAGAAACCGCGCCAGGTGCTCGACGCCATGCGCGTGCACCAGGAGCGGCACAACGGCAACGTGTCCCGCTCCGTGCACACGCTGGGCACCGAGTCGACGACGGCCTACGAGGACGCCCGCGCGAAGATCGCCACCTTCATCGGCGCGTCCTCGCCCGACGAGGTGGTGTTCACCAAGAACTCCACCGAGGCGATCAACCTGGTCGCGTACACGTCGGAGCGGCTGCTCTCGCTCGGCCCGGGTGACGAGATCGTGGTCTCCGAGATGGAGCACCACTCCAACCTGGTGCCGTGGCAGCTGCTGTGCCAGCGGACCGGCGCGACCCTGCGCTGGTTCGGCGTCACCGACGAGGGCCGGCTCGACGAGTCGAACCTCGAGGAGCTGGTCAACGAGCGCACCCGGATCGTCGCGATCGTGCACATGTCCAACATCCTCGGCACCATCAACGACCCGGCGCGGATCGTCGCCCGGGCCCGCGAGGTCGGCGCGAAGGTGCTGCTTGACTGCTCGCAGTCGGTGCCGCACCTGCCGATCGACGTCGCCGAGCTCGGCGCCGACTTCATCGCGTTCACCGGGCACAAGATGCTCGGCCCGACCGGCATCGGCGTGCTCTGGGGCAGGTTCGCGCTGCTCGAGGCCATGCCGCCGTTCCTGGCCGGCGGGTCGACGATCGAGACCGTGACGATGACCGGCACCACGTTCGCGCCGCCGCCGGCGCGCTTCGAGGGCGGCACCCCGCCGATCACCGAGGCCATCGGCCTCGGCGCGGCGGTGGACTACCTGACGGCGCTCGGCATGGAGAACGTGCACCGGCACGAGCAGGAGATCACCGCGTACGCGTTGAAGGCGCTCGCGGACATCCCCGGCGTGCGCGTCTTCGGCCCCGCCACGCCGGAGGGCCGCGGTGGCACGGTTTCGTTCGAGGTCGAAGGGGTGCACCCGCACGACGTCGGGCAGATTCTCGACGATCTCGGTGTCGAGGTGCGGGTGGGGCACCACTGCGCGCGCCCCGTGTGCGCGCGGTTCGGTGTGCCGGCGATGACCAGGGCCTCGTTCTACCTCTACACGACGACCGACGAGATCGACGCCCTGGTGCGCGGCCTCGAGCAGGTTCGGAAGGTGTTCGCCTGA
- a CDS encoding non-heme iron oxygenase ferredoxin subunit: MTFELVGKAEDVVKGSVATASVDGVDVAIVHADDDRFYAVRDECSHAAIALSEGEVDGCTLECWLHGSRFDVRTGEPSGPPATEPVATFPVEIRDGDIYVSTTPSNGVMP, encoded by the coding sequence ATGACCTTTGAGCTCGTGGGCAAGGCCGAGGACGTCGTCAAGGGCAGCGTGGCAACCGCCAGCGTCGACGGCGTCGATGTCGCGATCGTGCACGCCGACGACGACCGCTTCTACGCCGTGCGCGACGAGTGCAGCCACGCCGCCATCGCACTCTCCGAGGGGGAGGTCGACGGCTGCACCCTGGAGTGCTGGCTGCACGGCTCCCGCTTCGACGTGCGTACCGGTGAGCCCTCCGGCCCTCCCGCCACCGAGCCGGTGGCAACCTTCCCCGTCGAGATCCGCGACGGCGACATCTACGTCTCTACGACACCGAGTAATGGAGTAATGCCGTGA
- a CDS encoding metal-sulfur cluster assembly factor, translating into MTDRTVEETVPDAAETAVPEVPVAADDAPKSDEAAKADGGTVVSKATVAEVEEAMKDVVDPELGINVVDLGLVYDAHIDDDNVVTLDMTLTSAACPLTDVIEDQTRQALTTGPGGGLVKDFRINWVWLPPWGPDKITDDGRDQLRSLGFNV; encoded by the coding sequence ATGACCGACAGGACTGTGGAAGAGACCGTCCCGGACGCGGCCGAGACGGCCGTGCCCGAGGTCCCGGTCGCCGCGGACGACGCGCCGAAGTCCGACGAGGCGGCGAAGGCCGACGGCGGCACCGTCGTCTCGAAGGCGACCGTCGCCGAGGTCGAGGAGGCGATGAAGGACGTCGTCGACCCCGAACTGGGCATCAACGTGGTCGACCTCGGCCTCGTCTACGACGCGCACATCGACGACGACAACGTCGTGACGCTGGACATGACGCTGACCTCGGCGGCCTGCCCGCTGACCGACGTGATCGAGGACCAGACCCGGCAGGCCCTGACCACCGGCCCCGGTGGCGGCCTGGTCAAGGACTTCCGGATCAACTGGGTGTGGCTGCCGCCGTGGGGCCCCGACAAGATCACCGACGACGGCCGCGACCAGCTCCGGTCGCTGGGCTTCAACGTCTGA